In one window of Nicotiana tabacum cultivar K326 chromosome 12, ASM71507v2, whole genome shotgun sequence DNA:
- the LOC107760033 gene encoding PLASTID TRANSCRIPTIONALLY ACTIVE protein 6, chloroplastic-like yields the protein MSAAQLFFPLPPNLSTFFTTPSSQALLTISFVKPISNNPNSVKQSFTTKRRRDFRVFADDEDADGGGPDDYDMDEDEVEEADNKKDFDVDYDTLLGGASLAVAATGDDIAMVHSSSFVFTQGWNSEKIVDYRINEEEFHKISLLDCDFFIRKPPDPDNDVYDFREMYVTPPDTDIYAIPRVLAPMPQKYIRCAMSDYGCYNVTEPPIDAPRDPMYKSEREVSKVFLTKHYRNRRAGDPEFALDFEEIYVIDSKTKSITRAKVVVTVPGGRNRDRKNDLLVIRDNGNSFKIIPSEERDDPTTVIEKEEWKKSRQDMERHLRKLRDFSVSNWF from the exons ATGAGCGCTGCTCAGCTCTTCTTCCCGCTTCCTCCAAACCTTTCAACCTTCTTCACTACACCTTCTTCACAAGCCCTTTTAACCATTTCGTTTGTTAAGCCAATTTCCAACAACCCCAATTCTGTTAAACAAAGTTTTACCACAAAAAGGAGGCGGGATTTCAGGGTATTCGCCGACGACGAGGATGCAGACGGGGGAGGACCAGATGATTACGACATGGACGAGGATGAAGTGGAAGAAGCAGACAATAAAAAAGACTTTGATGTTGACTATGATACCCTCTTAGGTGGTGCTTCTTTAGCTGTTGCTGCTACTGGTGATGACATTGCGATGGTTCATAGCAGTAGCTTTGTGTTTACTCAAGGATGGAACTCCGAGAAAATCGTGGATTATAGAATTAATGAGGAGGAGTTTCATAAAATTAGCCTCCTTGATTGTGATTTCTTCATTCGTAAACCTCCTGACCCTGATAATGATGTTTATGACTTTCGTGAG ATGTATGTTACGCCACCAGATACTGATATATATGCCATTCCCAGAGTTCTTGCACCAATGCCTCAGAAG TATATTAGGTGTGCGATGAGTGATTATGGGTGCTACAACGTGACAGAGCCTCCCATTGATGCGCCTAGAGATCCTATGTATAAATCAGAAAGGGAAGTTTCAAAG GTATTCTTAACAAAGCACTATAGAAACCGCAGGGCTGGTGATCCGGAATTTGCTCttgattttgaagaaatataCGTTATTGATTCGAAAACCAAATCAATCACTAGAGCCAAAGTAGTG gtgACAGTCCCTGGAGGAAGAAACAGGGACAGGAAGAATGATTTGCTTGTCATCCGTGATAATGGGAACTCGTTCAAAATTATACCATCA GAGGAAAGAGATGATCCAACCACTGTGATAGAGAAAGAGGAGTGGAAGAAGTCAAGGCAAGACATGGAAAGACACCTTAGGAAGCTAAGGGACTTCAGTGTTTCAAATTGGTTTTAG